Genomic window (Vigna radiata var. radiata cultivar VC1973A chromosome 1, Vradiata_ver6, whole genome shotgun sequence):
AATCCACCTTCTACACTTCCCTGCTACTATTATGATCAtaatctaacttttttttttctttctctcttaaaaGTGTTCCCCAACTTTATACAACTTATTTACCACCCCCCATAGccttttgtcttctttttccattagaaagaaaaatactttgAGATATGACATGGAATTGCATTTCTCTACCCTAGTGTGCTACCCAAATATTCACCCTTGCTTAAAAGATAAAGACATAATTTTCTAAGGTGGGTTCTACTACTTAATCAAATTGCTTAAGCCATGATGTCAGTGATTTACTAACTCCTAAAAtatgaagatggtgatgatggtggctaatgcaaaagaaaacaaaacaaaagaaagccTCTTTCATGGCCACACCATTATCTTATATTTCTTCATCATCCTTGTGTGGGGCCCTACTTTGTGTTTTCTAGCTATGATTGGTTCTTCTTGTTTCAGGTTGCCAACAACACTTATTTtactatatacatatattactATCAGAACTGCGTACATATTTGAAAATCCTCGGTGTAGTCATTTTCCATGAGACGTTTCtgacattatatatatacagtTCTGTATCATTGAAAGATTTCAGTGAACTTCTCTACTGATTAATTAAAAGCAATTAACAAGAGCCAAAATCAATATTCTATATCCCATATGCTTATTGTGAGCATCAACATGATGTGGACGCTTCATTGAGTGTTTCATAATTCATTATGATAGCCCCTTTATATTATTCTATGGTTAGGTTgcatcttcttccttctttagTTTAATTCCATATCCGCAACTGGGTTAATGTGTAATTAGACGTATTATTGAATTCTTTAATGTGTGAtctaacattatatatatatatatatatatatatatatatatatatatatatatatatatattttgtaagaacctagaaaaatagagtattagaatagataggtgtattaaaataatgagacgaacattttattttaaaataatcttataatataaatagaattttttaaagcTCTGTTTATTATCCAAATCACCTACATCTCTCTATAACATTATTCTCTTATAGTTCGTTGACTTCTTTCTACATTTTTTCATGTTTGAGCTATCTGTTCGACAATCCTAGTGTTGAGGACTACCTTTTTCactgatcaatttcttgatttgGACAAGTAAGTGAAAAACCTTTATTCTTGGCTTTTAGGGTTCTTAAATTTGGTAAAACTGTTTTTGCATGAAtcaagaattcatcttcttaaATTCCTAGTCTGTTGGTGATTCTAAGGTTGCTCTTCAACCATCAATCAATGAATTGTAGGTTTTTCTAGGAGTTCCTTGTACCACAAGTAATTGGCAGAGAGTTTAGGGGATCTTGAGTTGTTAAGtcaaggtaagggaagttgGATTTTCTCTCTAATTATTGAATGATTTCAAGCATGTGTGAAGAGTATGTTAGTATTAGAAGTAGTATGAACTGTGAAAATGTACTAAATTTGATGAAGTTTGGACTGTTTTAGATTCAAGAGAAGTGCTAAATCCATGTTAGTATTGGATggttatgaataaaaaaagtggTCTTAGTTTAAAGCTAATTTAGAGGAAGTGGGataatgaaaatttgatttagGAGTTAGAAACTAATTTGGTTAGTTGGGATAGGCTAAGGAAGGTATTTGAGACTTGTTAGGGTCAATAAGTTTCTTAAAAATGTGCGAAGAGTAGTAGAATGTGATTTAGGTCCATGAGTTGAGAAAGTGGGTGTTTTGAAGGAGGAATTGGTTAGTAATCACTTTAGATTGATATGAGTAAGGTTTAGGAATACTTAGTTAAGTCAAATTAGGTATATAACAAAAGTTAGGagagttagaagttgggaaaaatagttagaattggtaaatggggtttgagttgcataattctgcagaattcatGGTTGTAGGGGTTTGGTCTCTGTTTGCTGATTTGCACAACGAGAAGGTGCACTAAGAGTGTGGTCATGGGGACCAACTCTTTGTTTGCTTATTCGCACAACAAAAAGGTGCGTTAAGCGAATGGTTATAGGGGTTTGCTCTTTGTCTGATGATTCACACAGCGAATCAGTGCACTGAGCGCCTGGTTGTGGTCTGGGGTCACTACTAGATTTATTCGAATAGCAAAGGGGTGTGCTCTACGAGTGTTTGGGGGGTCTAGACCAATATCTAGACTTTCGCCTAGCGATTTGGAGCGCTATGTGAGGGGTTAAGGTCTGATACCACTGGGAGTTTATTCACATAACAAGATGAGTTGTTGTGCGAGAAACATCTGGATTCGCTCAGTAAGAGTATGCGCTCAGCGAATGGTTCTAGTTCTAGTGACccttttattgattttcttgTTGATTTGAATGTTGTAGTGAATTATTTTAGAGGATGTATGAATGTGTACTAAGTTATATGAATATTGAGTATTTTAGTTGTGATTCAAATGATAGTAAAGGATGTTTCCAAAGTGATGTGGTGAGTTTCAATAtggaatctcttggtgagattcaagtttgtttaaaatgaatgcaagagctcagtcttggggttatcctgaaactccaatagtctttcattctcaagtagagaggattgaactaTGTCATGAggaatagcaggaggtcttagttaGGAGCTTctagtatgcctcaaggcccgaaacagactaaccttgtgagtgtggaagggtgaaacccattggcaatgactttgcaaagcaataAAGGCCACCACAAATGtacactaatttttttaagatactagattattatactattttttctttatatgttaaaaaattatattttaatctatttacTTGTATACATCTAAAGTAaattacttctttttttcttctaaaaatatgaGAACTATTCTCTacgataataaattataaaataatgtaataaaaatatatttttaaaatataactttaatttaggtatataataaaatgtttttatttatgatcTATTTATCACCGTCCTGCTTCTTGTTATGTATGAGATTCAGTTTAGTTTAATagagatatttattttaaaaaatgaaataatggttaaagttttatttatttcgaatatataaattatttttaactatttagttatttttatttttattttttgtaaattttcttTGACTTCCCTCTGTGTGACTTTCTAAAGTTGATTCTCGTCCTTTTCTTGGAATTTCAATAAAAGTAGGGTTTTCAGTTTTCTTACATCtcaagtttatttttcttgatttgGTTGCACACAAAGGTGCTGCTATTACCTTACGGAAGATCAAAGTCGAATGAATGAATCTTTGCTAGGTTCACAATCATATGTTTGATTGGTTTGTGAATATAGAATAAGGTAGGACTtgtttatcttttctatcttttcacaAACACGAGAATTTATTTAGCTAAAGGGAAGTTGAAAATTTCCGTTTACTTCAGTAGATTTTGGATTCCATATAGTTGATTCTGAGTTAAAATTGGATGAAAAATCATATGTTGGTGCATTATAGAGTTAATCAAACTTTGAAGAATTGGATTAATCATTTTGTATAGGATTAGTGCCTAATGAAATGCATAATTGGATTGATTTGTTTTAAGAATATTATAACACGTAGTAGATAGAAAATTGATGTTTAATCTTATGgatgttaaaaattgttggaatatttttatttgttttgattttggtgttttttttgGGTAAAGTTTAAATTGTGTTGATGACATTTCATTCTTAAGTGAAAATGAGAACGAGATACATCTTTCTTTTAGAGGAAATTTTCGCTTAACAAATAAATTTCTcgctaaaaattctaaaataataaaaatcctGATAgaaccaactttttttttacgttGTTGAATTTCGATTAAGTGAGATTGTGTTTGTCGAAAATTTCAAGAAATAACtgtaatataaaaagtttgacatgacaaaaagtaaatttattttctaaccaAACACACCTGTAACCAACCTCATTAACATGTTCAATGTCAAGAACAACTTCTATAATTTCAACATATAAAGAGTTTTGTATCCttaagaaaaagcaaaaaaaaaaaaaaaaaaacaactctaAATATATTCACCCTTATTATCCATAAGTAAATCAACGTGTTCCAAAGTCAAGAATCCTACAAACTGCACCATCCATATCTACCTTAATTCAACTAACATCCAAGAATCTCCAAATAACTTGAATATCAGACATATTATTTCGGatagaatttaattattttaataaaattgtcataATGAATATATGTTAACGTTGTAGTATTAATCATATTGGTGACAAGTATAGAAAGTTGTGGAacagagatatttttttttggtgaagAAATGGAGATGTGGACAGAAGTTGTTTCTTGGGATGGTATTGAGGTTAGTAgagaataatttatatatttgcaAGGAAGTTTAGAATggataaacaaagaaaatgtaTAGTGAAGTGGATAAGAAGGCGAGTAACTATCATGCATTTGCTTGGCCCAACAACTCCTTTGGTGGGACTTCTCCCACGTATTGCCCCAAAAACATTAAATCATTCAACCAATTCAAACACGCAACTCAAATTACACTCCACTCCTTATTGCTGCTTTCACAACTTTCTCCTCGCAATATATTATCTAACAATTATTAATCTTAGCAATACCCATTTCTGCCTCCACAAATTTCTTCAAAGCCCTTCAAGGACTTCACATGAAAacttaatttaagatttttaaacaAGTTTCTGTTCGGAGAAAGGAACAACAAATTTCATGGAAAGGTTAAAACTATGCTCTGTTTTAAATGTCTTCTTCTATTGATTTTATCAAAAGATCGATATTTATTAGAAAGATATAAcaccaattaattttaaatttaattacacgAAAGGTTGCCattcttttttatctaaaattttaaaatagttgatTAATAGACTCTCacctttatttctattttttttatttttatttaatacgaAATTTAGACCAcagttatattttcattatattaagtatattaattattcaagaagaaaaaaaaatatgatattaggAATCATGTCATATAAATGCAAAGTAACAAATCCATTGCATGTGGTTTTGTAAGATCAAAAGGTTTCCAAGTACTTATATTCTGTACCCCACGCTCACGCTTGCGGAATGGACCAGAACTGAAAATAATGCTGAGTGCAGTTTGCACTGAAGAAAGTTCTGATAGTTGATACTCATGAATAATCAGTTCACCAATAAATTGATTAGAGTTTAGATCAAccaactataaaaaaaaattatataacgaTTAGAATATTTCAATAGGAAAAAGATACTTTTTAGGACCTTTAATGGCAATGGGTTTAGAATAAGGTACACCAAAAACTGATATTCTaagttgaatgaaaatatttaattttcaatagaataaatatgaaatgtttttttagttattggGGTTGTTAACAAATGTTGTTGTGTGCTTGGAGGATAAGTACAAAAATGATAGTAACACAAAATCAAGTTATAATGTAGCGTTAGAAAAGTTTATAATGTAGCGTTAGAAAAGTTTATAAGCCTTTGAAAACCTAATATCCAAAACATCTTTATGTCCCCTTCTCCCtctccattttcttttattatgcaAAAATGAATATAAGTCTTGGTGGTATGTTAATGTAAACTTTACCCAAAATATTGGGTAGGCAAGATTCTTTTGTATGAATGAAAAAGCTAAAGAtaagttttgaataatataaGTCAttctaattgtttttaagtCAATTTTATCATACTGTCAATCGATttttacaacaacaaaaaaaaaagagagatcGATATGATcaactttagaaagaaaatgtaTACAAATATGGTTATCATAGAAAATTATTGTGTACCAATATCTGGCTAATGATTGTACTCATATATATCATCATGTTTGCACACTATCACTTTCCTTCATAAAGTACACCATTTAAAAGTCATTGATGATATGATTACAAATGGTaatttatagtaattattttggtgtatatatatatatatatatatatatatatagtcatatgttcttttttaattattttttataattttatttatattctctaaatcatttatattttttaactgcATAATATACCATACTGCAAGCCTTCTTTTATTTGGTGCCTCTTTTTCAATgatattctataaaaaaaaatctaaatatataaatttataatttgtaagcAAGTTATGTATTATACATTTATAGTGAAATTCTGTCTAGGCAGCTTCCCTGTTGTGCTgctcaaaataaaacaatgatattGTACGGTAGTATATCTCTGACGACCGGTTATACCGACCGGTCAAGCTCATCAGTTAAATGGGCCGAATTATTAAACTAATCCAGCTTTAATGGGCTCAAGGCCTATTATGTCACAAACGAGAATAAAGGAACACACAGTatcatataatatcatatatatctcgagtatcaaataatatctcaacAGAGATATTTCAGGNNNNNNNNNNNNNNNNNNNNNNNNNNNNNNNNNNNNNNNNNNNNNNNNNNNNNNNNNNNNNNNNNNNNNNNNNNNNNNNNNNNNNNNNNNNNNNNNNNNNNNNNNNNNNNNNNNNNNNNNNNNNNNNNNNNNNNNNNNNNNNNNNNNNNNNNNNNNNNNNNNNNNNNNNNNNNNNNNNNNNNNNNNNNNNNNNNNNNNNNNNNNNNNNNNNNNNNNNNNNNNNNNNNNNNNNNNNNNNNNNNNNNNNNNNNNNNNNNNNNNNNNNNNNNNNNNNNNNNNNNNNNNNNNNNNNNNNNNNNNNNNNNNNNNNNNNNNNNNNNNNNNNNNNNNNNNNNNNNNNNNNNNNNNNNNNNNNACCGacatctaacttgatcgtcggagtgcctttacaggtaccACCCCCCTCCCGGCCAAAGATCGGAGTTTGACGGACGGTCTGAAGAACGGACGACGAAGGCAACTGGAGATTTTGCATCAGAAGGAAGCAGAATCGCGTCATCGAGGTTAGTGCTTTCGGTCCTTGAAActcctaccgaaacattttggcgcccattGTGGGGCCGAAAGCGAAGactcccaatggtgaccaccCGAAGCATGGACGGTACTGATCATACAGAGCTCATAACACGGCTCCAGGCTCAACTAGAACAGCAGACCCAGATGATTCACCAGCAACAGGAGGCACATCAGAAACTCGTTGCAAAAATAGCCCAACTTAAAGAAAGGCGACCGGAGACAACAGAAGACAATAGCCACACTGGCAATCCCAATCATGGCCACCACAATGGCCGAAATAATCACCACCATGATGATAACGGTCCTCCTCCACGTTCACCTGAACTGCTACCATTCACTGAGGAGATTATGCAAGTCATAATGCCCGACCGGCCACCCCCTCAAATCGAAAAATTTGACGGAACAACGGATCCAGAACACCCCGAAATTTCATCGACTCCATGGCTTTCTACTCCAACAGCGATCCGGTCAAATGCAGGGCCTTCTCCCTATCTCTCAAAGACGAAGCCCTGGAATGGTATTATACTCTTCCTCCAAACTCTGTCGACAATTTTTATACTGTCACCACGCTTTTTAAGAGGCAATTCTCTGCCAACCGGAGGGAAAGGGTGTCCGCTGCCGAACTCGTCAATCTCAAACAAGGGAGAGACGAGCCGCTGAGGACATTCATGCGCAGATACTCGGAGACTGCCAGGAGAGTGAAGGGTGTCTCCCATGAGTTCATTATCAACAACCTCCCCAACTACCTCAAGCCAGGGTTTGTCTCGGAAAATTTGTATGCCAAATTACCAAAAACTATGGAAGAATTGCAagaaaaaatgaccaaattcATCAAAATGGAGGACCAACGACATTACCGGAAAAAGATCGAAGCTCCGGTCACAGATGCCAAACGTGATGATAGACGAACAGGTGACAGAGGTTGTAATCAAAGGCCCCTTCGAAGAGAACTAAAAGCCCCGCTCGGACCTCGGTACGACCACTATACACACCTTACGGCTCCGAGGGAAAAGGTGTTCGACAAAGCCTTCCAAGCCAACCTAATCACCATTCACAAAAGGCGTACGCCTAGAGATGCGGACGCGTCCAAGATATGTCGGTTTCATGACAACCAAGGACATTCCACCGAAGGCTGCCAAGAACTTAAAGATGAGATAGAAAGATTAGTCCGTGCGGGCTACCTGCGAGAATTTGTTAAAGCAGAGACAAGCCAAAGGGGATGTTCCCCCCAACGGGGACGTTCCCCCAGAAAATACAAAAGAAGTCCCGAGCCTTCACGTCGAAAACCCGAACGTACTCGACAACCTTCGAGAAGCAGATCCAGAAAGCGAGACACGACCCCCAAGGGTCGTATTGACACCATCTCAGGAGGTTTTGCCGGGGGAGGAGCCTCATCTTCGGCTCGCAAAAGACACTTGCGGAACTTGCGTAGCGTCCACACAATAGCCCGGAACCCTTTGTCAATGCCGGACATCACCTTTACCGACAGGGATTTTCACGCCCCGGACCCGGAACAGGATGATCCTATGGTCATTACGGCCTGAATTGCGGAGTATGATGTGAGCAAAGTCTTAATCGACCAAGGAAGTTCTGTCAATATTCTATACTGGACAACATTCCAGAAGATGGCCCTGGCAGAGGAGGCCATAACACCCTTTCACGAGCAGATTGTCGGTTTTGCAGGAGAACGCGTTGACACCTGGGGATACCTCAACCTGAGGACCCGCCTGGGTACCGGTGACCAATCCAAAGAAATCCGTGTGCGCTTCTTGTTAGTGGAAGCCAATACTTCGTACAATGCTCTTCTCGGACATCCATGCCTGAACGCCTTCGGAGCGATTGTATCAACTCCTCATTTGGCGATGAAGTTCCCGTCCGGAAGAGGTGAAATATGCACCGTTCGGGCAGATCAGAAAACCACTCGGCAGTGTTACACAGCCTCCTTAAAAGCCACGACATACAGAAGAGAGAGAAGGCCTGAAACCAGACTGGTCGACCTAGACCCGAGGACCAACACAGATGACCGGATTCAACCCCAGGGGGAGATCAAATCGTTCGTCCTGGGGAAGAATGATGAAGAGATTACTAATATAGGAGCAGACCTCACTCCCGCAAATGAAGGCGACCTCACCACACTGCTACGAAACAACAGCAACCTCTTTGCGTGGAGCGCCTCTGATATGCCGGGCATCCACCCCGATGTCATCACTCACAAGTTGTCCATATTTCGAGAAGCTCTACCAATTGCTCAGAAGAAGAGAAGGCTCGGTACTGAAAAAAGGGTGGCGGTACAAAAGGAAGTTGACAAGTTGATCTCGGCCGGTTTCATCTGCGAAATAACATACACCACGTGGTTGGCAAATGTGGTCATGGTTAAAAAATCAAACGGTCAGTGGAGAATGTGTGTAGATTTCACCGACCTAAACAAGGCCTGCCCCAAAGACAACTATCCTCTCCCCAGCATTGATCGCCTGGTGGACGGCGCCTCCGGTCACATGGTCCTCAGTTTCTTAGATGCATACTCGGGgtataaccaaattccaatgTACACCCCAAATCGAAATAACACGACTTTCATCACTGAGCAAGCTAATTATTGCTAAGAGGTAATGCCATTCGGCTTAAAAAATGCAGGTGCCACCTATCAACGACTTATGGATAAAATCTTCCACAATCAAATCGGGCGTTGCATGGAGGTTTACGTGGATGACATGGTCGTACGAAGCTGTTCCCATCAACAACACTTACGAGATCTGACTGAGGTCTTCCAGCAACTTAAAAGGTACGGTTGCGCCTCAACCCGTCCAAATGCACCTTCGGAGTATCAGTAGGTAAATTTCTTGGGTTCATGCTAACAAGCCGTGGAATCGAAGCCAACCCAGACAAATGTCGAGCAATCCTGGAAATGAGAACCCCGACCAAATTGAAAGAGGTTCAATGCTTAGTCGGACGCCTCACTGCTTTATCACGGTTTATACCGAGACTTTCCGAGCACATTAAGCCGATACTCAACaacatgaagaaaaatgttCCTCGACACTGGGACGATCATTGTGAGGCGGCCTTCTCCACCGTAAAAAACATATTGACCAATCCGCCTATCATGAGCCATCCGGAAGAGGGGTTCGACTTGCAGTTATATCTTTCCGTGTCCGGTCATTCGGTAAGCGTTGCCCTCATACAGGAAACACCGATATTTAAACTTATCTATTTTGTTAGCAGAACCTTGCAGGGAGCCGAGGAACGATATTCACAGGTGGAGAAGGTGGCATTGGCCTTGCTTACTGCGGCCCGGCGGCTTCGCCCCTATTTTCAAAGCCATCAAGTTGTCGTCCGAACCAATCATCCTGTCGCCAGGATCCTCAGGAAACCGGACTTAGCCGGAAGGATGGTTTCCTGGTCCATTGAGTTATCCGAATTCGGCCTACGCTTCGAGCCACAATGCTCCGTCAAAGGACAACATTTGGCAGATTTTGCAGCCGAATTACCCCTTGCAACAGAACCGTCCGTGTGGAATTTGAACGTCGACGGATCTTCAAACAAACGAGGAGCAGGAGCCGGAAAAGTATTTGAGGGACCGAACGGTCTTCTTGTCGAGCAGGCCATATCTTTCACGTTCCAGCTCAGTAATAATCAGGCAGAGTATGAAGCTCTCATCAGCGGATTACTCCTGGCGGCAGAACTGGACATCCAACACTTAGAATGCCGAATGGATTCTCAATTGGTTGTGGGGCACATTAACGGCACCTTCCAGGTCAAAGACAACCATCTGTTGCGATACTACCACAAAGTCAGCGACCTTATCAAAGCGTTCGACTCTTTCAGAATTATTCATGTACCCAGGGAGCAAAATTCCCGAGCAGATTTACTCTCCAAGCTAACACATGGCCGAGGAAATTCCCAACTTACCTCAGTAATCAAAACCAAGCTAGAACAACCCCTTTTGGAGACGTGCACCACCAATATTATTCCACCCACAACCGACTGGCGACAGGATATAATACAGTTGATAATTCAGCAAGAGCAAGGCGCTCGGGTGAGTGCGGTTGATTCTAAGCGAATTGCTCACTTCACATTCATAGGAGATGATCTTTATCGACGCGGATACACTACGCCTCTGTTGAAGTGCTTGTCCGGCGAAGAAGCCAAATACGTCATGCAGGAACTACATCATGGAATTT
Coding sequences:
- the LOC106755762 gene encoding uncharacterized protein LOC106755762, with product MRRYSETARRVKGVSHEFIINNLPNYLKPGFVSENLYAKLPKTMEELQEKMTKFIKMEDQRHYRKKIEAPVTDAKRDDRRTGDRGCNQRPLRRELKAPLGPRYDHYTHLTAPREKVFDKAFQANLITIHKRRTPRDADASKICRFHDNQGHSTEGCQELKDEIERLVRAGYLREFVKAETSQRGCSPQRGRSPRKYKRSPEPSRRKPERTRQPSRSRSRKRDTTPKGRIDTISGGFAGGGASSSARKRHLRNLRSVHTIARNPLSMPDITFTDRDFHAPDPEQDDPMVITA
- the LOC106755772 gene encoding uncharacterized protein LOC106755772 — its product is MALAEEAITPFHEQIVGFAGERVDTWGYLNLRTRLGTGDQSKEIRVRFLLVEANTSYNALLGHPCLNAFGAIVSTPHLAMKFPSGRGEICTVRADQKTTRQCYTASLKATTYRRERRPETRLVDLDPRTNTDDRIQPQGEIKSFVLGKNDEEITNIGADLTPANEGDLTTLLRNNSNLFAWSASDMPGIHPDVITHKLSIFREALPIAQKKRRLGTEKRVAVQKEVDKLISAGFICEITYTTWLANVVMVKKSNGQWRMCVDFTDLNKACPKDNYPLPSIDRLVDGASGHMVLSFLDAYSGYNQIPMYTPNRNNTTFITEQANYC